The Gossypium hirsutum isolate 1008001.06 chromosome D07, Gossypium_hirsutum_v2.1, whole genome shotgun sequence genome includes the window ATTGTGTTGTTAAATTCTTAATTGcccaaataattattaaaatttaaaagttgagaACAAAAAgtatctaaaaatttaaaactaaagtgaaaaaataaacATTAGCTAGCTTTATCCTCCCTAAACATTTAATACAGCCTTTTCTACTTCAATTTAAATGGTTGAAGAAACTAAACGACTAAAATATATAATGAGTTTATATATTACTAGAATTTCTattatatgcatatgtatatgaaaattatgtatttaaatcACAGTTAtacatgtaaaaataatatacaataaataataaaatgtaagacttgaaaataataataatacatgtgtagtatgtatgaaattaaaataaaaatagtttaaattgtgtGTAAAAGGAAATTTGAATAAGTAAATACaacatattaagaatattaaatgcactcTAATTATTTATCATGGTACTATTATTTTTCTCAAGATAGTATTGAGTTTATaaagaaaatatttcataaatgtTGGTGGCATAAGTTCAAATCTCACCATATGCAAATATTTTActggttttattaaaattataaaagggcAAAAATAtcctcataataatataatatattatacatgtaagggtattttcataatttctttaaTCAAGTTGGTGACTGATTGACCTGTGGCACAAACTTAATCACAGACTTAAATATATTAGTAAataatttgtttaaataattatctAGATTAGTAATTAAATACATGTGGACTACCACTCAAATTCTTTCATTAGTGCCATTAAAATTTAGGGATCCAATAGCTTTAataatgacatctttcttttaatttgtaataaaaaaattatttttttatttcataacatTTGCTTATAGCTTAATGGttattataattcaaattaaGTTGTAAATGGTGATCTAAACGAACGTTGAAGAGTACTAGAGTTGAAGTAGATGTTGAAATGAATGGGAACCAAAAATGAGAAAAAAGTGGGAAGGAGGACCCCGCTATGAATTTCGTGGAAGTTGCAAGGAGGGTTGGGAATGATATAAACAAGGGTAAAGGGTAAAGGGTAAAGGCAAGGCAAATGACTTCCCACATTAACATGCGCACCGTCGtaagaataaaaacaaacatCTTCACTTTCGTAATCATCATTTGGACACAAAGTGCCAACTGGAATGTCGCGTCAGTTTCAACCCACTTCTATATTTCAAgcaaaataataatcaaaatgaCCAACATGCTTTCATTGCCTACTTACATCACAATAATATTCCTGTACGGACACTAAAAAAGACCTTGAGGAATCGAGCACAAATCCTAGATTTTTAAGTCATGACCCATTAGCTATGGTAATTCATATCTTTATGGGGTTTGGGATGCATCAAATCAAATGTTAAATTTGCTAGGTTGAGATCTAGTAAGGCGGTCCTTTGTCCACCCAATGGGTCCCCTCATTTTAACTTAAGTCTTCAGCCACACATCAACCCTAtggtaatgatgatgatgatgatgatgatgatgatgatgatgatattcagatatttatttatttttctttctttcttaaatGAGAACTCTGCTTTGGTACGGCCGGCCTCCGTGGAGGAGACAACTTGATCGTTTCATATCCACCTTACCCTTAGACCCCAGTCCCCAACTTTGAATTTTCCTAGAAATTTCGTACCATGTGGgttaattttcttcttttttcttggcATGTATATTTTCCGGGAAAATTCCATTACCAGACAAAAGGATATTAATACCATTCCccaaatgtaaaaataaatctGCCAAATATATTTGCagctaaataataataacaaatatatatattagatgttCTATTAATTAGTCCAAATTTCTTGATGTCAGTATAAGCTAACACCATCTGAATATTAAACAATATTGAAAATTCAGAGATAAGAATATAGCAGAGACGGGACGTTTTCAGCTTGCTAATTCCTTGGCTAGCTACTCCATTGTTAACTGTTACCCACTTGAGAAAAAAAGTGTGCCTGATGATGATGAAGAGACCGCTGCATTGTGAGGTCTTTGCCTGAAACAATCCAATGAAATTCGCGGCGGCGAAGCTGCCACCGTTACTGAAGAAGATGACTGGACCCCAGAATCCGGCGGTGACCCTGTATTAATCACCcataacaaacaaacaaaaaatcaaTTTTGAAGCTAAGAACTAATCAATGGGCTACTATTTTCCAGGTCAATATGACAAAGAGaagctttttattatttttattttcattgtgAAAAAGACTTACTTGGGGATTATCAGAGGAGGGATTGCCACCACTTTCAAGTGGGAGGTGCTTCTGGTTTTCTTGAGTGGTATTGGGTTGCTGCTGTTGAGATTTTCGCCTGCGACGATTGTGGTCGGCCAGTCTCTTTCGACAGCTACGCTTCCCATTGTCGAATTCTGACAGAAGATGGAATCTGCCCAAATGTTTTAAGTATAAGCAATAGCAGTCCACAACAATGCTACTATTTAAATAAGCGCCATCCATATTCACAGTAACACAATGCAATATAACGTATTGCGGAGAGAGTGAAAATATGAATGCATGTGGAGGGTGTTTCGGTAATTGACTGCTAATTAAATGTATGTTTCAGTTAATACTAACACCCTACTATAAGTACGTAAAACGGAAGGAACAGAGAGCTTTCACGGACACAAATGCCCTCGGGATCACCCCCCCCCACGTAACGAGTGGGCAATCATTGGCCATCACAGACAGCTACAGGGGCACGCCCGTCATTTCCAACACATCACTATCCTCACTCCTCTCTTTCAGAGACCTTGCTTACTTACCAACACTCTAATACGATTTCTTACTGCAAAATGGGAaatgttttctttcttcttcttttttttgtttttaatttaagtttaaaactCTTCAACCTGCTACACTGCTGGCAGAATCGTTGAGTCAACCCAGCCGCGATGACGGTGGAAGCTTTGGAATGGAACTCGCAGACTTTATGGCGGCGATGGTAGTGCTTAGCCTGGGTAAGATCGGCATTGCAACCCTCGGCTTGGCACCTGGGGGAATTGGTTGAGCTGAGATCTCCGGGTCTAGACCTGCGATAAAGCCGGTTTACAAAGTCATCCTCGGCGGAGGAAAAATACGTACGCCCACCTAAGTTGAGACCAATCCTGGCAGTAAAGTCAACAGGTCTAGAAACTTCCTCCGTCTTGGGAACGAGAAAGTAACCGCCTCCGCTCCCTCCGACGGCAGAAACTGGGTCCAGTGAGAGCAAGGAAGCGTGGGTAGTGGAGTAAGCGGAGGTGGCAGAGTAGGAGTGCGGGTCGTACAAGGAATGAAGAGTAGCAGGGTGTTGTGGGGGTTGAGCTTGGTTAGGGTTATGGAAGAGGTTTTGGTGAGAAAAAACAGTGGGGTTGTGATGAGAAAGGAGGGTTTCGTTGTAAGGTTGGTGgtgggtggtggtggtggtggtggtggtggcatAGTGATGGAAAAGCTGACGATTGGGGTCGGGTTCTTGGGCGGTCTCTTCACCCGATAACATGATTGAAGAGGGGTTTCCCCATTCGTATTCCAACATGGTGTGGAAGCagcaaaatttcaaagaaaaaccCTTTTCCCCCTTGTTTCCGGCGAGGCTACGGTGTCGTTTTTCTTGTCTGTATGATTGCTTACCATTGATgatctgtcaacaacaacaacaacaacaaagtaTTAAAGggatagagagagagagaaagagagagagaaggaAAGGGATGGTAAAATTGTCAGCTTTTGCAAGAAATAAATCAAGAGGGGAGGGGGAGGATAAGTAAGTAGTGTTGAAGTTTTAATGGCTATCTTTTAAGAGAGGGGCATTAGAGAATGAACAGTTGAAGGGAGAGGACATGTCGGTGTTGAAGGTTGTTTCTTTAGCTCCACAGAAAAAACAAAgcaattaaaatatgataaagaaaaaagaagctGACCTTACAAGCTTAAACACATAGAAGAAGCAGTGGGGGATTTGGGATTCCCAGGGAGGGAGTTGGTTCAACTCGTAAAATTCCCTACACTTACGGGAGGAAGCTTCATTTAAGGACCCTCTGGAATATTTGTTGATTAAAGGCAAGGTCGCACATTTTTGACGCCTTAAAATACAAAACACCCCCCCTCTTTCTCTCTCTAGTCTCTGTCGTTGTGAAAGCCAACTCCAACTTCACACAGTGTAGGTGAGAGAGTGAAATTACAGTAACACCCACATGATGGTTACATATGAGTGGGGGCCAAAATCACAGTAAGAAAACGGAGAGAGGAAGGTTGGGTTCCCTTCCCACAATGTTTGGGCCAATATCTCGCCCCAGTTGCAATTATTTAAAATGGTTGGGTTGTGAGGCTTACGCCACGCGGTGCCATGGTCCCACTTCACCTTCCTCCTCTATTGCTGGGAATTAACATTACCAGTTAAATCACTATATGTTTGTTTTAATTGGTTGGCAATAAAGAAAAGAGGTGAAATGGTGTGTTTGCATACCAAAGCAATTTCTGTTCATGCCAAACCAAACATTAGGATATTCATGTACTGTGATTGGAGATGAAAACCACTGTTTCAAATTTGAATCATAAATAAATTGGTAGCTAACTATATCTATTTTTGTAAGTTCACATCACAACCATTACCCAAAACGGTATCTAAACTATGTCCCATTATCAAAGTATTTCTATCTTAAAAAATATCTCTTAATCAATTATTTTGTGACAtgtgataatttttaatttaaaaaattcaaaataagttAAATATCATTCccttgaacttaaaaaaaaagattataaacatattacttctttttttttcacctAAGAAACTCGATGACGAAATTTAAAGAACTCATCCAAATCCAATTTTCGTCAACAACCCAGATTCCGACAAGTTTCTTTTCCATTTTAAGCCTCGATTTTGATTCCTTTCTTACCCCCAATGCAAAATCTaactattatttttcttaaaagtaaattatctctatttatttataaataaaattataattaataattataaattaaattataattatttttaaataccaATTAATAATATGATAGAAAAAGCCTCGATTTTGATTCCTTTCTTACCCCCGATGCAAAATCtatctattatttttcttaaaagtaaatttatttgtttttttctaTATACTTTGCATAAATAGTTAATGTTAAGTAAAGTTTTATAATGAAAAAACCTAGATAAaacattaaattcaaatatagAGAAGAAGTTGAGTAGGAAAAATGGTAAGAAGATCAAAAAAAAATCTATCAGTTAAAAAATGCATTAAAAGCGAAGAAAGAATTGTGGGGAAGTTATTTGGtgaagaacaaaaaaaattgaatatgtgtataggtgttttgtttttttaagttaaGGAAATAATagttaaagttttttaaaatttttaagttaaaaattgcCAAGTGTCACAAAATGATTGgctaaaagattttttttaatggttTGGGTAATTTAGATAACGGAGTATAACTAAAGTACTAATTTAGgtaatgaaatataatttaagtaTCATTTTGTGATTTAAGTCATTGTGAAATTATAATGAAAGGTCTTGTTTGATAACACGTTAGAAAAAACTAAATcaactaaaaattaatatttttagttgtttagTTTGTTAAGCATGTTtgataatacaaaaaataaataaatgatagctattaaaataaaaacaccacacataatctttctttttttttcctttttaccaTGCAAAGGTGAAATTTTTTGGATAATATTTATTTTCAGATTTaacttctttttcttaaaaaaatggaAAGCAAGATATtaagattattaatattaaaaatttgtattctaaaaaaattaaacaatttggacattaaatatttgttatttttttattgaaaagatTAGTCGACCATTtcactttaaaatttttgaatttttttaataaattttttctctaaaaattttgagaattttttctTGGTTGAAATCACCCAATTTTAATCTTAATAACCCCATTTTCTTGCTTTTCATTCCAATTcttttattccaaaaaaaaaagaaattaaatatatataagtaaaaattATCTAAATTCCTTTAACCTAGGACTTCAATTACACagtgaaaaaaaaaggggaaaggtT containing:
- the LOC107954595 gene encoding squamosa promoter-binding-like protein 8 isoform X2 — protein: MLEYEWGNPSSIMLSGEETAQEPDPNRQLFHHYATTTTTTTTHHQPYNETLLSHHNPTVFSHQNLFHNPNQAQPPQHPATLHSLYDPHSYSATSAYSTTHASLLSLDPVSAVGGSGGGYFLVPKTEEVSRPVDFTARIGLNLGGRTYFSSAEDDFVNRLYRRSRPGDLSSTNSPRCQAEGCNADLTQAKHYHRRHKVCEFHSKASTVIAAGLTQRFCQQCSRFHLLSEFDNGKRSCRKRLADHNRRRRKSQQQQPNTTQENQKHLPLESGGNPSSDNPQVRSPPDSGVQSSSSVTVAASPPRISLDCFRQRPHNAAVSSSSSGTLFFSSG
- the LOC107954595 gene encoding squamosa promoter-binding-like protein 8 isoform X1, with product MLEYEWGNPSSIMLSGEETAQEPDPNRQLFHHYATTTTTTTTHHQPYNETLLSHHNPTVFSHQNLFHNPNQAQPPQHPATLHSLYDPHSYSATSAYSTTHASLLSLDPVSAVGGSGGGYFLVPKTEEVSRPVDFTARIGLNLGGRTYFSSAEDDFVNRLYRRSRPGDLSSTNSPRCQAEGCNADLTQAKHYHRRHKVCEFHSKASTVIAAGLTQRFCQQCSRFHLLSEFDNGKRSCRKRLADHNRRRRKSQQQQPNTTQENQKHLPLESGGNPSSDNPQGHRRILGSSHLLQ